In a single window of the Balneolaceae bacterium genome:
- a CDS encoding histidine kinase yields MSRHLADIASSLRTALTHRWAQYLYFWAFSFLVLSRYFAYDGTVGEIDLIYTALFHLSLAFCVCVNSYLLIPVYFARRNYLLYMVLAATLMVVSTWVNIATFRWLADWIFPGYYFISYYEWYDIIQFMVAYTAITTLLQLSRGWFREAEVRQELAEVERRRVQTELKALKSQINPHFLFNSLNHIYAMAVQRSPETAPAVLQLSDLLRYTIRNMNRETVPLEGEIAYLEQYVELYRSRIHHPDRVSFTVEGDPGEHDVAPLLLIVFVENCFKHGSVSREGDRIEITLDIRDGRLRLETRNSVEGERELPEEEGGLGLENARRRLQLLYPQRHRLEMNPSPEHFKLVLELDLKSKAIPDS; encoded by the coding sequence ATGAGCCGACACCTCGCCGACATAGCGTCCTCCCTTCGTACTGCGCTCACCCACCGGTGGGCGCAGTACCTCTATTTCTGGGCCTTCTCCTTCCTGGTCCTCTCCCGCTACTTTGCCTACGACGGCACGGTCGGGGAAATCGACCTCATCTACACCGCCCTCTTCCACCTCAGCCTGGCCTTCTGCGTCTGCGTGAACAGCTATCTGCTCATACCGGTATATTTTGCCCGACGTAACTACCTGCTGTACATGGTATTGGCGGCAACACTTATGGTGGTTTCCACCTGGGTGAACATCGCCACTTTCCGCTGGCTGGCCGACTGGATCTTCCCGGGCTACTACTTCATCTCCTACTACGAGTGGTACGACATCATCCAGTTCATGGTGGCCTACACCGCCATCACCACCCTGCTGCAGCTATCCCGCGGCTGGTTCCGGGAGGCCGAGGTGCGCCAGGAGCTGGCCGAAGTGGAGCGCCGGCGCGTGCAGACCGAGCTGAAGGCGCTCAAGTCGCAGATCAACCCCCATTTCCTGTTCAACAGCCTCAACCACATCTACGCCATGGCGGTGCAGCGTTCTCCGGAGACCGCCCCCGCCGTGCTGCAGCTATCGGACCTGCTGCGCTACACCATCCGCAACATGAACCGTGAGACGGTGCCCCTGGAGGGGGAAATCGCCTACCTGGAGCAGTACGTGGAGCTCTACCGCAGCCGCATCCACCACCCCGACAGAGTCTCTTTCACGGTTGAGGGCGATCCGGGCGAGCACGACGTCGCCCCCCTGCTGCTCATCGTCTTTGTGGAAAACTGCTTCAAGCACGGCAGCGTGAGCCGGGAGGGCGACCGTATTGAGATCACCCTGGACATCCGCGACGGCCGTCTTCGGCTGGAGACCCGCAACAGCGTGGAGGGGGAACGGGAGCTGCCGGAGGAGGAAGGCGGGCTGGGACTGGAGAACGCCCGGCGCAGGCTGCAACTGCTCTACCCGCAGCGCCACAGGCTGGAGATGAATCCCTCCCCTGAACACTTCAAGCTGGTCCTGGAACTGGATCTGAAATCGAAAGCCATTCCCGACTCATGA
- a CDS encoding LytTR family DNA-binding domain-containing protein: protein MNRILTCMVVDDEPSAQKVLLQYIADAPQLQAGPVCSDALEALEKLRQEKVDLLLLDVNMPRLSGISLLRSLDDPPPVILTTAYDDYALEGYELDLVDYLLKPFSFERFLKAVRKAEERTGREGSAEKFLMVKADKKSWKVDLEEILYIESLGDYVTVHTPHRKLTTYDSLKNLQETLPGELFMRAHKSYLVALAHIDYMEGNRLFVEETEIPIGATYRDEVKRRLQA from the coding sequence ATGAACCGCATTTTGACCTGCATGGTGGTGGACGACGAACCCTCGGCGCAGAAGGTACTGCTGCAGTACATCGCAGACGCACCCCAATTGCAAGCCGGCCCGGTCTGCAGCGACGCCCTGGAGGCCCTGGAAAAGCTGCGGCAGGAGAAGGTGGACCTGCTCCTGCTGGACGTCAACATGCCGCGCCTTTCGGGCATCAGCCTGCTGCGCTCCCTGGACGACCCTCCGCCGGTGATCCTGACCACGGCCTACGACGACTACGCCCTGGAGGGCTACGAGCTGGACCTGGTGGACTACCTGCTGAAGCCCTTCTCCTTCGAGCGCTTCCTGAAGGCGGTGCGCAAGGCCGAGGAGCGCACCGGCCGCGAGGGCTCCGCCGAGAAATTTCTGATGGTAAAAGCCGATAAGAAAAGCTGGAAGGTGGACCTGGAGGAGATCCTCTACATCGAGTCCCTCGGCGACTACGTGACCGTGCACACCCCCCATCGCAAGCTCACCACCTACGACTCCCTCAAGAACCTGCAGGAGACCTTGCCCGGGGAGCTGTTCATGCGGGCGCACAAATCCTACCTGGTCGCCCTGGCGCATATCGACTACATGGAAGGGAACCGCCTGTTTGTGGAGGAAACCGAGATTCCCATCGGCGCGACCTACCGAGATGAGGTCAAACGGCGCCTGCAGGCCTAA
- a CDS encoding DUF302 domain-containing protein → MSYYFTATLDTGFEEAIEKVTGKLKEDGFGILTEIDVKETMKKKLDREMYNYRILGACNPPLAWEAIQSEDKIGTMLPCNVIVQEREPGRVEVSAVDPVASMQAIDNDELGEVATEVRERLRKIIESL, encoded by the coding sequence ATGAGCTACTATTTTACCGCCACGCTGGACACCGGTTTCGAGGAGGCCATCGAGAAGGTCACCGGTAAGCTGAAAGAGGACGGTTTCGGCATCCTGACCGAGATCGACGTCAAGGAGACCATGAAAAAGAAGCTGGACCGGGAGATGTACAACTACCGCATCCTGGGCGCCTGCAACCCGCCCCTGGCCTGGGAGGCCATACAGTCCGAGGACAAGATCGGCACCATGCTGCCCTGCAATGTGATCGTGCAGGAGCGCGAACCGGGCAGGGTGGAGGTGTCGGCGGTGGACCCGGTCGCCTCCATGCAGGCCATCGACAACGACGAGCTGGGGGAGGTGGCCACCGAGGTGCGGGAGCGTCTCCGGAAAATCATCGAGAGCCTGTGA
- a CDS encoding ABC transporter ATP-binding protein yields MSIPAVSIQNLSKSYRIGFSIHKFKAVDGLSCEVPQGMVMGLIGPNGAGKTTTIHCLLGMLMPDEGSVSLFGEDPCNPEVRRRLGYQSEIFHTYDFLKPQAALRFYGRLAGLPENGLEGRIEEELERMGLSNAREKKVKHFSKGMRQRLGVAQALMHDPDLLILDEPFTGLDPQGRKVIGDRVLQEKQAGKTVFFSSHNLTDIERLCDHVIMIREGQVVMSGDIHELTASEDRWKIEVEGWQESYAGRLGGEGVSVRQELDLHVIECDGGRKEEVIRTLLDLQVNILRLNPSTRSLEERYMELESSESKAEEEEEAAQS; encoded by the coding sequence ATGAGCATACCGGCCGTATCCATACAGAACCTGAGCAAGAGCTACCGTATTGGGTTCAGCATCCATAAGTTCAAGGCGGTGGACGGCCTCTCCTGCGAGGTGCCGCAGGGAATGGTGATGGGTCTGATCGGTCCCAACGGGGCGGGCAAGACCACCACCATCCACTGCCTGCTGGGCATGCTGATGCCGGACGAGGGCAGCGTGTCCCTGTTCGGGGAGGATCCCTGCAACCCGGAGGTGCGCCGCCGGCTGGGCTACCAGTCCGAGATTTTTCATACCTATGATTTCCTGAAGCCGCAGGCCGCCCTCCGTTTCTATGGCCGCCTGGCCGGCCTGCCCGAAAACGGCCTGGAGGGGCGCATCGAGGAGGAGTTGGAGCGTATGGGACTGTCCAATGCCCGCGAAAAAAAGGTCAAACATTTTTCCAAGGGTATGCGCCAGCGGCTAGGCGTGGCCCAGGCCCTGATGCACGATCCCGATCTGCTGATCCTGGATGAGCCGTTCACGGGACTGGACCCGCAGGGGCGCAAGGTGATCGGCGACCGCGTACTGCAGGAGAAGCAGGCGGGCAAGACGGTCTTCTTCAGCAGCCACAACCTTACGGATATTGAAAGGCTCTGCGACCACGTAATCATGATCCGGGAGGGCCAGGTGGTCATGTCGGGTGATATTCACGAGCTTACCGCTTCGGAGGACCGCTGGAAGATCGAGGTGGAGGGCTGGCAGGAGAGTTACGCCGGCCGGCTGGGCGGGGAGGGGGTGTCGGTCCGCCAGGAGCTGGATCTGCATGTGATCGAGTGCGACGGTGGGCGCAAGGAGGAGGTGATCCGCACGCTGCTGGACCTGCAGGTCAATATTCTGCGCCTGAATCCCAGCACCCGCTCCCTGGAGGAGCGCTACATGGAGCTGGAGTCGTCGGAATCCAAAGCTGAAGAGGAAGAGGAGGCCGCCCAGTCATGA
- a CDS encoding TlpA disulfide reductase family protein, translating to MPDKRWLGFLVALVVFAAVSFTVKNNVRNNPGLAFGQGETLESFTLPDTTGTPVELQAYIEAHELTWVNFWATWCGPCRQEMPLMAKLYEEHSADGFGIVAISVSEEPQTVKTYLNQNPVPFTILLDEDGSVSQRYRVQALPTSFLVDSTGQVLQTGVGFQQSWEYVVNQRMGDN from the coding sequence ATGCCGGACAAACGTTGGTTGGGATTTCTGGTGGCGCTGGTGGTATTCGCCGCCGTCTCCTTTACGGTCAAGAACAACGTGCGCAACAACCCGGGCCTGGCTTTCGGGCAGGGGGAGACCCTTGAATCGTTTACCCTCCCCGACACGACGGGTACGCCGGTGGAGCTGCAGGCCTACATTGAGGCGCACGAGCTTACCTGGGTAAATTTCTGGGCCACCTGGTGCGGTCCTTGCCGCCAGGAGATGCCGCTTATGGCCAAGCTCTACGAGGAGCATTCCGCCGATGGCTTTGGCATTGTGGCCATCAGCGTCAGCGAGGAGCCGCAGACCGTCAAGACCTATCTCAACCAGAATCCGGTTCCTTTTACCATCCTGCTGGACGAGGACGGTTCGGTGTCGCAGCGCTATCGCGTGCAGGCCCTGCCGACTTCTTTCCTGGTGGACAGCACCGGACAGGTGCTGCAGACCGGGGTGGGTTTTCAGCAGAGCTGGGAGTATGTGGTGAACCAGCGTATGGGGGACAACTGA
- a CDS encoding 6-bladed beta-propeller — protein sequence MAGSPDFIEPEIICMNRIYCLLVITTFIGCTVDNPGSEHISEALSSDTLKIPAHLQEKENLTALDPSQPPPYEISFTPREIYGEIYLNPIMSASGHHYNTVSVDRKGRVYIMDRLEENIHVYNPDGALLTKIGGEGRGPGEFIDMSTIRMDGDRLMTYGYSLKRIQWFNLDSYDVHVVNLNLTELTNDQGKIVLGTINSVLPLRNGSILIGGLSPADVRKLSESERTYLRYYSLDENGNLTSDELFQSVLEKLSHMALNENSPSDEGIVTVSPDGIIYRANTSQFLIHAMDVKDSTQRSFYYPYEHASVDREQVFEDHSDDFRTSMADVEFGDHWPALHSILADDDNRLWVSTITEDPDTYTWWVLKDSGELLAKFDWPRSLEIETVRNGSMYVRDRDWEKGVLTVQRHKIQMEPIN from the coding sequence ATGGCGGGTAGCCCCGATTTTATTGAACCTGAAATCATCTGTATGAATAGAATTTATTGCCTACTGGTAATAACAACCTTCATTGGATGTACTGTTGATAATCCCGGCAGTGAACATATATCAGAAGCCCTCTCTTCGGATACCCTGAAAATCCCCGCTCACCTCCAGGAGAAGGAAAATTTGACGGCCCTGGACCCCTCCCAACCCCCTCCGTATGAAATCAGTTTCACCCCCCGGGAAATATACGGGGAGATATACCTAAACCCCATCATGTCGGCAAGCGGACATCATTATAACACCGTCAGTGTAGATAGAAAGGGTCGGGTGTATATAATGGACCGCCTGGAAGAAAATATTCATGTATACAATCCCGATGGCGCGTTACTTACCAAAATCGGAGGAGAGGGCAGAGGGCCCGGTGAATTTATAGATATGAGCACCATTCGCATGGATGGAGATCGATTGATGACATATGGTTATTCACTGAAACGTATTCAATGGTTCAATCTCGACTCCTATGATGTACATGTGGTAAATTTAAATCTGACAGAACTAACAAATGACCAGGGGAAAATAGTATTGGGAACGATTAACTCTGTGCTGCCCTTGAGAAATGGCAGTATTCTGATTGGAGGGCTTTCTCCGGCTGACGTTCGAAAGCTTTCTGAGTCAGAAAGAACCTATTTAAGGTATTATTCATTGGATGAGAATGGAAATCTCACCTCGGATGAATTATTCCAATCGGTCTTGGAGAAATTATCTCATATGGCCTTGAATGAGAATAGCCCATCCGATGAGGGTATTGTTACCGTTTCCCCCGATGGCATTATTTATCGTGCAAATACTTCGCAATTCCTGATTCATGCCATGGATGTTAAAGACTCGACCCAACGCTCTTTCTATTATCCATATGAACATGCCTCCGTGGATCGTGAACAAGTTTTTGAAGACCACAGTGATGATTTCCGGACAAGTATGGCGGATGTCGAATTTGGGGATCACTGGCCAGCCTTGCATTCCATCTTGGCGGATGATGATAATAGGCTGTGGGTATCGACCATCACCGAAGACCCGGATACCTATACCTGGTGGGTACTGAAAGATTCCGGGGAGCTTCTCGCGAAATTTGACTGGCCCCGCTCACTGGAAATCGAGACGGTGAGGAACGGCTCCATGTATGTACGTGACAGGGATTGGGAGAAGGGCGTGCTGACGGTTCAGCGCCATAAAATTCAGATGGAGCCAATAAATTGA
- a CDS encoding DUF1761 domain-containing protein, translating to MDVSNINFLAVVAAGLSAWILGSLWYSKALFGKAWMEAVGLTEEQIASGGVAKTISLTFIFGLIMAFNLAMFFYGSPEAAEAITAGSGAFYGFLTGFGWIFFVIATNALYEQKSWGYIFINGGFWTVAFTIMGLILGAWK from the coding sequence ATGGATGTCTCCAATATTAATTTTCTGGCGGTAGTTGCGGCGGGTCTTTCTGCATGGATTCTGGGTTCATTATGGTATTCCAAGGCCCTTTTCGGCAAGGCCTGGATGGAGGCCGTGGGACTGACGGAAGAGCAGATAGCCTCCGGCGGGGTTGCCAAGACCATATCCCTGACCTTTATTTTCGGCCTGATCATGGCCTTCAACCTGGCCATGTTCTTCTACGGCTCGCCCGAAGCGGCCGAGGCCATCACCGCGGGCAGCGGTGCCTTCTACGGCTTTCTGACCGGCTTCGGATGGATTTTCTTTGTCATCGCCACCAATGCCCTCTATGAGCAGAAATCCTGGGGCTACATCTTCATCAACGGGGGTTTCTGGACGGTGGCCTTCACGATTATGGGACTGATCCTGGGTGCCTGGAAGTAG
- the deoC gene encoding deoxyribose-phosphate aldolase, translating to MSTETPKTHPDFSRPVPIDQVAVEERVARLNRRSIKKQSKVEGLKMALSMVDLTTLEGMDTEGKVVQLCQKAKRPYASLPDLPTVAAVCVYPNMVPVASRELRDTGIKVASVATAFPSGMSSIELKLEETRQAVEAGADEIDMVISRGRFLRGEYDYVYDEIAAVKEACGEAHLKVILETGELQTLEKVRRASDLAMHAGADFIKTSTGKVQPAATQPVTLVMLEAIRDFYYETDRLVGMKPAGGIRTAKQALQYLVLVRETLGADWLTPDRFRFGASSLANDLLMQIVKQKTGVYQDPNYFSND from the coding sequence ATGAGTACCGAGACCCCGAAGACGCATCCCGATTTCAGCCGCCCGGTCCCCATCGACCAGGTAGCCGTGGAGGAGCGTGTGGCCCGGCTGAACCGGCGCAGCATCAAGAAACAGTCAAAGGTGGAGGGCCTGAAAATGGCTCTCTCGATGGTGGATCTTACCACCCTTGAGGGCATGGACACCGAGGGCAAGGTGGTCCAGCTCTGCCAGAAGGCCAAAAGACCCTACGCCTCCCTGCCCGACCTGCCTACGGTGGCGGCCGTCTGCGTCTATCCCAACATGGTGCCGGTGGCGAGCCGCGAGCTGCGCGACACGGGCATCAAGGTTGCCAGCGTGGCCACGGCCTTTCCCAGCGGCATGAGCAGCATCGAGCTGAAGCTGGAGGAGACGCGACAGGCTGTGGAGGCGGGCGCCGACGAGATCGACATGGTGATTTCAAGGGGACGTTTCCTGCGGGGTGAGTATGACTACGTCTACGACGAGATCGCCGCCGTGAAGGAGGCCTGCGGGGAGGCGCATCTGAAGGTGATCCTGGAGACCGGCGAGCTGCAGACCCTGGAGAAGGTGCGGCGGGCCAGCGACCTGGCCATGCACGCGGGGGCCGACTTCATAAAAACCTCAACAGGTAAGGTTCAACCCGCTGCCACACAACCGGTTACTCTGGTCATGCTGGAGGCCATACGGGACTTTTACTACGAAACAGACCGGCTCGTGGGCATGAAACCGGCCGGTGGAATCCGCACCGCCAAGCAGGCCCTGCAGTATTTGGTGCTGGTGCGGGAGACCCTGGGAGCGGATTGGCTGACGCCCGACCGTTTCCGCTTCGGCGCCAGCTCCCTGGCCAACGACCTGCTCATGCAGATCGTAAAACAGAAGACCGGTGTATATCAGGACCCCAACTACTTTTCCAACGACTGA
- a CDS encoding aldehyde dehydrogenase family protein, producing MAEKDQDTQSPEPEAGYTPSSPASKLDFASGWQYDEAPQSAEHVELRDRYGLYIDGEFSEPEKGRYFSSINPATEEELAEVAEATQQDVDRAVFAARKAYEKVWKGLEPAERGKYVFRLARLIQERARELAVLESMDGGKPIRESRDVDIPLAAAHFFYYAGWADKLDYAFPGRSASPLGVAAQVIPWNFPLLMLAWKIAPALATGNTVVLKPAETTSLTALKFAEICSDAGLPPGVVNIVTGAGQTGSLLVNHGEVDKVAFTGSTEVGKQIMKDLAGTGKKYTLELGGKGPNMIFEDAPLDQAVEGIVNAIFFNQGHVCCAGSRLLVQESVADRVVQKLRDRMETLIVGDPLDKNTDIGAVNSQQQHEKIQRYLELGVEEGAQIYQSSCELPEKGYFCKPTLFTGVGQSNRIVQEEIFGPVLTIQTFRTAEEGIDKANNTPYGLAGGVWTDKGSRIFKVGSRIRNGVVWANTYNQFDPTSPFGGYKESGVGREGGLHGLYPYVKLSETL from the coding sequence ATGGCTGAAAAGGATCAAGACACCCAATCCCCCGAGCCGGAGGCCGGCTACACGCCCTCCTCCCCCGCCTCCAAACTGGACTTCGCCTCCGGCTGGCAGTACGACGAGGCACCGCAAAGCGCCGAACACGTGGAACTGCGCGACCGATACGGGCTCTACATCGACGGGGAGTTCTCCGAGCCGGAAAAAGGAAGGTATTTTTCCTCAATCAATCCTGCCACCGAGGAGGAGCTGGCCGAGGTGGCCGAAGCCACCCAGCAGGACGTGGACCGCGCCGTTTTCGCCGCCCGCAAGGCCTACGAGAAGGTTTGGAAGGGCCTGGAACCTGCCGAGCGAGGCAAGTACGTCTTCCGCCTGGCGCGTCTCATCCAAGAGCGCGCCCGCGAGCTGGCCGTGCTGGAGAGCATGGACGGGGGCAAGCCCATTCGCGAGTCCCGGGACGTGGATATCCCCCTGGCGGCCGCCCACTTTTTCTACTACGCGGGCTGGGCCGACAAGCTGGACTACGCCTTCCCGGGGCGCAGCGCCTCCCCCCTGGGTGTGGCCGCGCAGGTCATCCCCTGGAATTTCCCCCTGTTGATGCTGGCCTGGAAGATCGCCCCCGCCCTGGCCACCGGCAACACCGTGGTGCTCAAACCGGCCGAAACCACCTCGCTGACGGCCCTGAAGTTCGCCGAGATCTGCTCGGACGCCGGCCTGCCGCCGGGCGTGGTGAACATCGTGACGGGCGCCGGTCAGACGGGCTCGCTGCTGGTGAACCACGGGGAGGTGGACAAGGTGGCCTTTACCGGCTCCACCGAGGTGGGCAAGCAGATCATGAAGGATCTGGCCGGCACCGGCAAGAAGTACACTTTGGAGCTGGGCGGCAAGGGTCCGAATATGATTTTCGAAGACGCTCCGCTGGATCAGGCCGTGGAGGGCATCGTCAACGCCATTTTCTTCAACCAGGGACATGTCTGCTGCGCCGGCTCCCGCCTGCTGGTGCAGGAGAGCGTGGCTGACCGCGTGGTGCAGAAGCTGCGCGACCGCATGGAGACCCTCATCGTGGGCGACCCGCTGGACAAGAATACCGACATCGGCGCGGTCAACTCCCAGCAGCAGCACGAGAAGATCCAGCGATACCTGGAGTTGGGCGTGGAGGAAGGCGCGCAGATCTACCAGAGCTCCTGCGAGCTGCCCGAAAAGGGGTACTTCTGCAAGCCCACGCTCTTTACGGGCGTGGGACAGTCCAACCGCATCGTACAGGAAGAGATTTTCGGCCCGGTGCTCACCATTCAGACCTTCCGCACCGCCGAGGAGGGCATCGACAAAGCCAACAACACGCCCTACGGACTGGCCGGTGGCGTATGGACCGACAAGGGCTCCCGCATCTTCAAGGTGGGCAGCCGCATCCGTAATGGGGTGGTCTGGGCCAACACCTACAACCAGTTCGACCCCACCTCCCCCTTCGGC